The sequence CAGCACGGCGCGAGCATGACCTTCTTCCTCTCGGGGCTTTATCTGCTGCCCGAGGGGAAGAAGCGGATGTACGAGCCGCCGAACAACCTGCGCGGCGCCTCCGACATCGGCTACCTCAGCGACCCGCACATCAAGGCGACGCTGACCAACGTGCGCCGGGCCTGGCTGGAGGGGCACGAGATCGGCACCCACTTCAACGGGCACTTCTGCGGCGAAGCCCATGGCTCGGTGAAGTGGTGGACCCCGCAGCAGTGGGAGAGCGAGATACGCCAGGCCAAGGCGTTCGTGAAGGAGTGGCGGACCAACACCGGCTGGACGGACATGCCCTCCCTGCCGTTCGACTACGACAAGGAGCTGGCCGGCGGCCGTACGCCCTGTCTGCTCGGTCAGAACAACCTGCTGCCCACCGCCAAGAAGCTGGGCTGGCGCTACGACGCCTCCTCGTCGGGCGGCCTTCAGGTGTGGCCGACGAAGAAGCTGGGGATCTGGGACCTGCCGTTGCAGCAGATACCTTTCCCCGGCCGTTCCTTCGAGGTCCTGTCCATGGACTACAACATGCTCGCCAACCAGTCGCTCAACTCGACCAAGGCGCCCGCCTACAACTACCCGGGCTGGCGCAAGCAGTCCGCCGGGGCGTACATCGCGGGCTTCGAGCGGGCATACAGGACAAACCGGGCGCCGTTCTTCATAGGCAACCACTTCGAGCACTGGAACGGCGGCATCTACATGGATTCCGTCGAAGAGGCCTTCAAGCACATCGCGCGCGAGAAGGAGAAGGGTGCGGATGTGCGCCTGGTCTCCTTCCGGCAGTTCGTGGACTGGGTGGACGTCCAGAAGCCGGAGGTGCTCGCCAAGCTGCGCACGCTGGGGGTCGGGCAGCAGCCGTCCGGCGGCTGGAAGGACTTCCTGCGGGACACCAAGTCGGCCTCCTCGGACGCCGCCTGAGGGACTTCCGGGGGCGGCCGGGGGAGCCGCCCGGAATGTCCGGAGTAAATACCTCCTGAAATGCGGATTTCTGCCCGGCAGGGGGGTGCGCGAGATCCTCGGAACGGGCATGCGAAACTTTTCACATGAGTACCCGTAGCCGCGCCGCCCTGCTCAGCGCCGGGGCCGCCGTAGCGGCCCTGACCCTGTCCGCGTGCGGTAACGGCGGCACCTCCGGCGGCGGCGGAAACACCAACTTCGTCACCGGCAACAACGGCATCAGCACGGTCTCCAAGGGCAAGCGGGCCACGGCCCCCGACCTGTCCGGCAAGACCATCGACGGCAAGCCCCTGGACGTCGCCGACTACAAGGGCAAGGTCGTCGTGATCAACGTCTGGGGCTCGTGGTGCGGGCCGTGCCGGGAGGAGGCCCAGTACTTCTCCAAGGTCTCCAAGGCGTACGAGGGCAAGGGCGTCCAGTTCGTCGGCATCAACACCCGGGACACCAGCACCACCCCCGCGGTCGCCTTCGAGGAGGAACACGGGATCGACTACCCGAGCCTGTACGACCCGACGGGCAAGCTGATGCTCCGCTTCAAGAGGGGCACGCTCAACCCGCAGCTGATCCCCTCCACGCTCGTCATCGACAAGGACGGGAAGGTCGCCGCGCGGGCGCTGGAGGCGCTCGACGACACCACCCTGCTGAAGATGCTCAAGCCGGTCCTCGCGGAGAAGTGACGTGAGCGCACTCGTCACGCTGGCCGCCGAGAACCAGACCGTGAAGCACGGCGCCCTGCTGGTCGCCCTGCCCATCGCCCTGCTCGGCGGGCTCGTCTCCTTCTTCTCGCCCTGCGTGCTCCCGCTGGTCCCCGGTTACCTCTCCTACGTCACCGGGGTCGCCGGCACCGACCTGGCCGACGCCAGACGCGGGCGCATGGCCACCGGAGCCGCCCTGTTCGTGCTCGGCTTCAGCGCCGTGTTCGTCTCCGGCGGGGCGCTGTTCGGCTCCTTCGGCTGGACCCTCCAGGAGCACAAGGACGTTCTGACCAAGGTCCTCGGCGTGCTCATGATCGCCATGGGCGTGTTCTTCATGGGGCTGATGCCCTGGTTCACCCAACGCGAGTTCCGCTTCCACAAGCGACCGACGACCGGCCTGGTGGGCGCGCCGATAGTCGGAGCCCTGTTCGGCATCGGCTGGACGCCCTGCATCGGCCCGACCCTCGCGGCGGTGAACGGCCTCGCCATCGAGCAGTCGAGTGCCGGGCGCGGGGCGGTGCTGATGGTCGCCTACTGCGTGGGCCTCGGGCTGCCCTTCGTGCTCGCGGCGGTCGCCTTCCGCAAGGCGCTCGGCGCCTTCGGCTGGGTCAAGCGCCACTATGTCTGGGTGATGCGCATCGGCGGCACGATGATGATCGTGACCGGTGTGCTGCTGCTGACCGGGGCGTGGGACAGTCTCGTGCAGGAGATGCAGGGCTGGTCCAGCGGCTTCAATGTGGGGATCTGATCGATGAGCAAGACCGAAACCGACAAGGGCCAGGACCAGGAGGACCTGGGGGCGGCAGGATCCCAGCTGTCCACCGCCCCGCAGGAGGAGATCGCGGGCGGCCTGCCCGGTCTCGGTGTCATCGGCTGGGCCCGCTGGTTCTGGCGGCAGCTGACCTCCATGCGGGTCGCGCTGCTGCTGCTCCTGCTGCTCTCGCTCGGCGCGATCCCCGGCTCGCTCATCCCGCAGACCGGCGCCGACCTGAACAAGGTCGACGACTTCCGCAAGGCGCACAAGACGC is a genomic window of Streptomyces griseochromogenes containing:
- a CDS encoding cytochrome c biogenesis CcdA family protein: MSALVTLAAENQTVKHGALLVALPIALLGGLVSFFSPCVLPLVPGYLSYVTGVAGTDLADARRGRMATGAALFVLGFSAVFVSGGALFGSFGWTLQEHKDVLTKVLGVLMIAMGVFFMGLMPWFTQREFRFHKRPTTGLVGAPIVGALFGIGWTPCIGPTLAAVNGLAIEQSSAGRGAVLMVAYCVGLGLPFVLAAVAFRKALGAFGWVKRHYVWVMRIGGTMMIVTGVLLLTGAWDSLVQEMQGWSSGFNVGI
- a CDS encoding TlpA family protein disulfide reductase, yielding MSTRSRAALLSAGAAVAALTLSACGNGGTSGGGGNTNFVTGNNGISTVSKGKRATAPDLSGKTIDGKPLDVADYKGKVVVINVWGSWCGPCREEAQYFSKVSKAYEGKGVQFVGINTRDTSTTPAVAFEEEHGIDYPSLYDPTGKLMLRFKRGTLNPQLIPSTLVIDKDGKVAARALEALDDTTLLKMLKPVLAEK